The DNA segment ATGTATAAGCGTCATATAAATACAATGAGATTTGCTGCATCTGCATTCCGAAAAACTTCTGGATCTTTCCTTGCCTGAGTGAGAAGTCTAAAGCACAGCAACTTGTATCCTTTGAAAAATGTAGCGGTCTGCCAtcttcaaacaaattaacagtgaGTGTCTGTTGCAGCGCATGAGTGCATGTTTGGAAGAAAGGTAAAGACGGGAAGTGAAGCGGATAGGCCCAAGCCGATGAGTAAGTGATTGTTCTCCATCTTATTTTCTTTGGTGCCTCGTGTGTGcacttgtagaggcccacaactTCTAGTGGGCGAGCAGAAGCGACGAGTGCGAGGCAATGGCTTTGACAAGAGCATGGTTGTCACGCACTCGCGAGCTAGTCGGATGGGTCTAGAAGACGTCGCCTCGCGCCCGGAGCTTCAACTCACCCGATGGAGCAAGTCATAAAATAGAGCATACAGCGTGTTTCACCTAATGCTGTCAGCGTTTTTTCAAAATTGGCTCTTCATGtcaaagagcgctttttcggcacaacattgtcagctgtgtagttcgtcagaacacagctaagacgtCCTAACttcaggctggttaactgatatacTATTCAACTTTTTATCTATAACTGTTAACCTACTTATTTATTGAGAGCCTTGTAGCCAACCATAGTATCGTTATCTAAAAAATGCCAATCTTGTCGCCGCTGCTCCGCAAGGAATTTTCAGGCCGCACACGGACGAAAGCAAAGCCGCGTGGCCAGGAAGAGCGTTAGCAGCTGCTACGTGCCGCTGTGCAATAGGTAGCTTTACTGTTCTTTTAATGAGCCTCTCTTGTGTTCTACAGCACCCATCCTAAAGGAGAAGGACGTGGAGTTCATCGATTGGATGCCTACGCTCAACGAAAAGAATACTCCGTTCACATTTGGTACAGTCGCCGTCACTAACTCTGCTTCTGTTGGAATGTTAAAACTCAATCCAGATCAGGAAAAGCAGATGGCTGCGGACAACGCGCATAATTTGGTTAGTACCTGTACGTGTGGCAGTCttgatttatatatatatatatatatatatatatatatatatatatatatatatatatatatatatatatatatatatatatatatatactgcctcAGATTTTAGTCGTTAGTTAGGCGAAGAGTTGTCGATTTCAGCCACCTGGTACATGTAGAATGTATAAGATGCGATTGCTGCTTGAACTAAGAAAAACTTAAGTAATATAGCGCCTGTTAATCTACAGCAATAGAGAGTGCGCAATTAACCTCACTACAGTGCGCACTGGACAACTTAGTACCTTATGCGCGGATAACTCCAAATGCTCATCCGGTTTTCTAAAGCAGTAGCAGATGTCCGCCTTACGATATACTGTAAAAGGTCTGCAAGGCTCAAAGAAGGTGAGAATAGAAGATGACAGTACCGCATTAATAATGGCAAATCAGACATTCACTCACCTTATAATTGATATCATAGGCTCATGCTTGTATACCCAACTATGAAGGGTGACTCCGAAGTGTTAATGATGTATTGTGAAAGAGTAGGTTTGTGTAATAAAAGTTTCGCGCTAAGTACGCAGTCAAAGCAAACACAATGCAAACGGCTAAAGTACATTTCAAGGCCTTACAGTGGCCTGTCGACAATTGCTCCGCCTTAGTCGCTGATTTAAGTGATTGCATCTCTACCACTCCTTCATTAGGCcagtgtcatcatcatcaacatttaTTATCCAATAATGGCCCTGGGTTCagcattacataagggggtgACAAGTACAGTAATCACGTGGTCATACAGTTATAAAGCGAAATAAAAAGCAGAGAGGCAAGTATCGTTATACATTCTTATCCAACCATGGTTGTTCAAgggaaaaaacgaaagaaaaagacGAAAGAACACCCATGCGATTGATTGCCGCATATCTTTACAAATCAATACAAAGGTTTACATACATAATTAttacaaacacaaaaacaaacatacaagacaaagcagaaaatatgACATGGGCGTAGGGAACAGCTACAAGGCAAAATTCGCATTTGGTATATGAGCAAACCTGGAAATGTTTGCTAATAAGAAGAATATTTGGCAAAGTTAGCTGATGTTAGCTGCCTGAATTTATAATTGTCACGTTCGGGGACTATTGGTTCAGGAATCgagttccattcttcaatggccaAGGGTAAGAAAGACGTAATGGTAAGATGTGGCCCATGAGAACGTTCATTCTCAAGCTTCCCAGGAGTCTCTCGCGCTCGGCACGAAAGCACAAAAACGCGAGCACGCTGAGACGAAATTGTTCTATTGACCAACACTACAGTGTATGCAGTGCATATAGATGAGGTGGCGCGGTGATTCTTGTGCAATTATAACGGCGTGTGGGCACAATTTGTGCGCAGTCGATACAAGATAGTAGCTCTATCGCGCGATAATCGTCGCGTAACACAAGCGCAGAAAGGTGGTCCACCACTAGCTGCTGCGTAGCGAAGTTCTTGTCCTTTGGGCGACTCACAGTAGATAAGACCGGGTGATGTCTCACATTATCCTGCGCATAAGCTGCCTGTACTCGAAGCCAACCGATTTTCCCTCCAGCCGCTACCCAAAAATCCGTGCCCAGTCACGTTCCTGGAACATTCCCTCACCTACATCTCTAACCTTAAAAAATTCTCTTATTAAAGTTTTCTTCTGTAATAAACAACACTCAAAAATAGTAGCATTTCTTTATGCTTTCTGTGGTCAGAGAGACTGCTGTTGGTTTTTTCATAACATCCGATCCCGGTCATATGGAACTCGAAGCGATCGCGAATATTTCGATATATCGGTAACTCGATATATAATAATATGGCAATAAATACGCTTATCTGTAACCTACAAGGTATAATACTTTGCATCCATGCTAGTGATGTTCTTGCAGCGACGTGCCGCCGCTGGCAGGCTGGAAGCACACCGCTCGCTAGGCCTTGCTAAGCGTAACCTGCTTCACATTGAAGCCGGATGGCGCTTAGGAACTAGGCACTGTCTATCATAAGCTGTCTAATCCTGTTTACAGTCGCTATAGATAGAATAATTGCCCATTAAAAGGAAGTACAGTTCATTTCCGCGGCACCTTTTGGAGAGAAGCACACCACGCAAGAGCCGAGCTAGGCTTCGGTTATGTTGGCTTCACGGCTCAGTTCCATGATGGTGGCATTGAATTGAGTGCAAGGGACCAAAGGGCACCGTCGAGCACACCCCACCTTCACCTCATCACGCATTACCTCATCGTCGAGCACCTCATCACGCACCTTCACCTGATCACGCAGTAGCGCTACGCGCACttcgatatatcgaatgaccGGCGAAATTACGCAGGATTTTGCACATGAATTTCAAATGTATAACCTATGTATTCGGTACATTCAATACCTAAAAAATATCCGGGTTCATTATCCAGGCTCGAATGTATTTTTGTATCTATCTATTATAGACGGCGTTAGAAATTAACAGAAATTAGCATTCCCTATGGTTTTCCCCTTTTTTAATGCGAATTTGACACAATATACCGTACGATGAGCTACAGACGAAAGCCAATCTGCACTTATGTTTTGTGACCAGGCATACACAAAGTGAGCTGACAGTTGTAGTTTTTCTAGTGATTATTGAAATATAATAAATAAACTTTACGCACTGCGCTTAACGCCCCTATTTATATTAGAAATTTTGGAGGTGGTCACATTGCTAGCCTATAAATCCGGTAGAATTTCCGTGCCACACCCATGCTTCGCGATACTCACTTCCAGAGTTCAATTCAATTACCCATGCAACGCGGTGTCGATTGGTGCGACACACCTTCCTTTTGTGATGCGGGTATtacctatgttttttttttaatttaggaaGCCAAAActcaattgggaacagttaaCCGAGATTTACCTGCTGCTCTTTCCTGTTGGCTGTCGAAACGCCATGCGCAACTGCTGCGTCTATCGCTACCGCTGAGCATGCGCAATTCATCAGCCACGTGCAGCGAACAGTGGCGGACACAGGCGTCGCCCCTAATCACGATATAAAATTATTCGGCCAACTTCCTACCAGGGTAGCCAGATGAGCTAAAAGCTATTCCAGTGGCATGGGAGGGCTTTGTCTTGTGACAGCAAAAGTCTTGTGCCTGGCGATGCACATCCTGTGATGTTTTTCATTTGAATAGACTTAACGTCCCTCTTGTGCTGCCCTTTTTTCTCACTGTGTTTCGTCTTTTTGCACTGCTTGTCCACATAAAACGTTACTATCTGAGCCACTCTCATTCCACAGATCTGCTAAGCCAGAAAATAATGTTGCCATAAAGGACGGAAGTCTCTGCATGTTCAGTCAGTAGCGCAAGGACTTGGAGCAAGCTGCTTGGTTGTGGTGACTTCGCAACATTTTTATGCCATTAACCACTAAGTGGCGCTATTCGTGCTGATAAGGCATATGAGAGTCAAAGCTTAGTCAGTTGCGCCTTCGCGGcatgctccacagaaggggcgaATTAGATGCAGCACCTTGATGtgcatattaataataattgattttgggtgaaaggaaatggcgcagtatctgtctcatacattgttgtacacctgaaccgcgccgtaacggaaggggtaaaggcgggagtgaaagaggaaaggaagagaggtgccgtagaggagggcttcggaataatttcgaccaccggtggATTttaaacgtgcattgacatcgcacagcacacgggctccttagccgccgcggtcgggttctaacccgggaactccggatcagtagccgagcgccttaactactgagcc comes from the Amblyomma americanum isolate KBUSLIRL-KWMA chromosome 1, ASM5285725v1, whole genome shotgun sequence genome and includes:
- the LOC144115731 gene encoding uncharacterized protein LOC144115731 isoform X4 produces the protein MLLGKTGGSQAEYQNASTQTSHECMFGRKVKTGSEADRPKPMTPILKEKDVEFIDWMPTLNEKNTPFTFGTVAVTNSASVGMLKLNPDQEKQMAADNAHNLFLYALDSGVMVTLVEGAWTLLAKRSTFIIQKGSPFTLKNVGVSLAKVLYVLADP